The Virgibacillus siamensis genome includes a region encoding these proteins:
- the rlmD gene encoding 23S rRNA (uracil(1939)-C(5))-methyltransferase RlmD: MPKHTAPVKKNEIISLHFEDLTHEGSGVGKIDGYPLFVPQALPGEEGRVKVVKANKNFGFGKLLELTKESPERIEPVCDDKCNGCGLQHMSYNLQLEMKQNQVKNAMKKIAHLDHVPVHPIIGMDKPMHYRNKVQIPVGEKNGKLITGFYQKRSHHIIENTETCVTHNEVINEVVKAVRDISNRYGIKPYNEKDHRGVLRHIMVRTGGKTKDVMVVLVTRTNKLPHKEELINELTAQFPHLKSIVHNVNSKQTNVILGDKTEVVWGDAYIHDKIGDITFAISAKSFYQVNPSQTKKLYNKALEYAAIDHNDLVIDAYCGIGTISLFLAQKAKKVYGVEVVPEAISDAKKNAKMNGITNAEFFVGEAEKVMPWWKAQGLNPDVIVVDPPRKGCDEELLQAMIEMQPKRIVYVSCNPSTLARDLRILEDGGFQTQEVQPVDMFPLTPHIESVCWLER; this comes from the coding sequence ATGCCAAAACATACAGCTCCTGTTAAAAAAAATGAAATAATCTCACTCCATTTCGAGGATCTCACCCATGAAGGAAGCGGTGTCGGAAAAATAGACGGTTATCCGTTATTTGTACCGCAGGCATTACCCGGTGAGGAAGGCAGGGTGAAGGTTGTTAAAGCAAATAAAAACTTTGGATTCGGAAAACTTTTGGAACTGACAAAAGAGAGCCCGGAACGTATTGAGCCGGTTTGTGATGACAAGTGCAACGGCTGCGGGCTTCAGCATATGAGTTACAATCTTCAGCTGGAGATGAAACAGAATCAGGTAAAAAATGCGATGAAAAAGATTGCACATCTGGACCATGTCCCGGTTCATCCGATTATTGGCATGGACAAGCCAATGCATTACCGCAACAAAGTGCAAATTCCAGTCGGTGAGAAAAACGGAAAACTTATTACCGGCTTTTATCAGAAACGCAGCCATCATATCATCGAGAACACGGAAACCTGTGTCACCCATAATGAAGTGATCAATGAAGTTGTAAAAGCGGTACGGGATATTTCTAATAGGTACGGGATTAAGCCGTATAACGAAAAAGATCATCGCGGAGTCCTGAGACATATAATGGTCCGCACCGGTGGGAAAACAAAGGATGTCATGGTTGTACTTGTGACACGCACGAATAAGCTGCCGCACAAGGAAGAACTCATCAATGAACTGACTGCCCAATTTCCTCACTTGAAATCGATTGTCCATAATGTGAACAGCAAGCAAACGAACGTTATTTTGGGTGATAAAACAGAGGTAGTATGGGGTGACGCATACATTCACGACAAAATAGGAGATATTACGTTTGCTATTTCTGCAAAATCTTTTTATCAGGTCAACCCATCCCAGACGAAGAAACTGTATAACAAAGCACTGGAATATGCGGCCATCGATCATAACGATCTTGTAATTGATGCCTATTGCGGGATTGGAACGATTTCCTTATTTTTAGCACAAAAAGCGAAGAAAGTATATGGGGTGGAAGTTGTTCCGGAAGCAATCAGCGACGCCAAAAAGAATGCAAAAATGAATGGAATTACGAATGCGGAGTTTTTTGTTGGGGAAGCAGAAAAGGTCATGCCATGGTGGAAGGCACAAGGCTTGAATCCTGATGTTATCGTTGTCGATCCACCGCGTAAAGGCTGTGATGAGGAACTGCTTCAGGCTATGATTGAGATGCAGCCGAAGCGGATCGTTTATGTTTCCTGCAATCCTTCCACATTGGCACGGGACCTGCGTATTCTGGAGGATGGCGGTTTTCAGACACAGGAAGTGCAGCCCGTTGATATGTTCCCGCTGACACCACACATTGAAAGTGTCTGCTGGTTGGAGAGATGA
- a CDS encoding tRNA dihydrouridine synthase, translating to MIDNFWRDLPRPFFVLAPMEDVTHVVFRHVVSEAARPDVFFTEFTNTESYCHPEGIYSVRGRLTFTEDEQPMVAHIWGDKPDYFREMSIGMAKQGFQGVDINMGCPAPNVAPKGKGCGLIRRPEVAADIIQAAKAGGLPVSVKTRLGYTDVDEWRDWLTHLLEQDIVNLSIHLRTKKEMSKVDAHWELIPEIKKLRDHVAPDTLLTINGDIPDRQTGLELADKYGIDGVMIGRGVFKNPFAFEKEPKEHTSKELLDLLRLQLELHDKYSKEFEPRPFKPLRRFFKIYVRGFRGASELRNQLMDAESTDEVRALLDNFDSINESS from the coding sequence ATGATAGATAATTTTTGGCGTGATTTACCTCGCCCGTTTTTTGTACTTGCACCAATGGAAGATGTGACACATGTTGTTTTTCGCCATGTGGTGAGTGAAGCAGCCAGACCTGATGTGTTTTTTACAGAGTTTACAAACACAGAAAGTTATTGTCATCCAGAGGGGATTTATAGTGTGCGCGGGCGTTTAACTTTTACAGAAGATGAACAGCCAATGGTGGCCCATATATGGGGGGACAAGCCTGATTACTTTCGGGAAATGAGTATTGGAATGGCGAAACAAGGCTTTCAGGGTGTGGATATCAATATGGGATGCCCTGCCCCCAATGTGGCACCTAAGGGGAAGGGGTGCGGGCTTATCCGCCGACCGGAAGTTGCAGCAGATATTATACAAGCAGCAAAAGCCGGTGGATTGCCTGTGAGTGTGAAGACAAGGCTAGGTTACACGGATGTCGATGAATGGCGCGACTGGCTGACACATTTATTGGAACAAGACATCGTTAATCTTTCAATTCATCTGCGTACGAAAAAGGAAATGAGTAAAGTAGATGCCCATTGGGAATTGATTCCAGAGATTAAGAAACTTCGTGATCATGTGGCCCCGGATACCCTTTTAACAATCAATGGGGATATTCCCGACCGTCAAACCGGATTGGAACTTGCCGACAAATACGGTATTGATGGGGTTATGATTGGACGCGGAGTTTTTAAGAACCCATTTGCCTTTGAAAAGGAGCCGAAAGAACATACCAGTAAGGAATTGCTTGATCTTTTAAGGTTGCAGCTTGAACTCCACGATAAATATTCAAAGGAATTTGAGCCGCGACCATTCAAACCGCTTCGCCGCTTTTTTAAGATATATGTCCGCGGGTTCCGAGGGGCGAGTGAATTAAGAAATCAATTGATGGATGCAGAATCAACAGATGAAGTGCGTGCATTGCTCGATAATTTTGACAGTATAAATGAAAGCAGCTGA
- a CDS encoding P-II family nitrogen regulator: MSNKTEMTDLELVCIIVNTGLGSKIMQTAKKHGISGGTVLVGKGTVKNKILEMLALTNVKKEVILMGSSKGTASQALEKLNEKFKFTKPNHGIAFTTSINQIFGARSFKNDRMVENGGADDKMYHAITVIVEKGNAEDAIDAAADAGSKGGTIINARGSGIHETSKVFSMEIEPEKEIVLIISERDSTDAIVSSIRQKLEIDEPGNGIIFVQDINETYGLYK, encoded by the coding sequence GTGTCGAATAAAACTGAAATGACGGATCTTGAATTAGTTTGTATTATCGTAAACACGGGATTGGGAAGCAAAATTATGCAAACTGCCAAGAAACACGGCATCTCAGGAGGCACCGTGCTTGTCGGCAAAGGAACTGTCAAAAATAAGATCCTTGAAATGCTGGCTTTAACCAATGTTAAGAAAGAAGTTATCTTAATGGGTTCCAGTAAAGGAACAGCCAGCCAGGCGCTTGAAAAACTGAATGAAAAATTTAAATTCACCAAGCCAAATCACGGCATTGCCTTTACTACCTCAATAAATCAAATTTTTGGCGCAAGAAGTTTTAAAAATGACCGTATGGTTGAAAACGGAGGTGCGGATGACAAGATGTATCATGCCATTACAGTGATTGTTGAAAAGGGAAATGCGGAAGATGCAATTGATGCAGCTGCTGATGCTGGTTCAAAGGGCGGTACAATCATAAATGCCCGCGGATCAGGAATCCATGAAACAAGCAAAGTGTTTTCAATGGAAATAGAACCGGAAAAAGAGATTGTGCTGATTATTTCGGAGAGAGACAGCACAGATGCAATCGTTTCTTCCATCCGTCAGAAACTCGAGATTGATGAGCCGGGAAATGGAATTATTTTTGTCCAGGATATAAATGAAACGTATGGTTTGTATAAATAA
- a CDS encoding DUF1538 domain-containing protein: MNVLVSKLKEVLYAVLPITIMVLILSFTLAPLEPTLLIRFIIGAVLIIIGLSIFLFGVDIGVTPIGQTIGSAIAKSNKIWIVIIAGILLGFFISIAEPDLHILAGQVEMVTSGLISKISLVVVVSVGIGLLIATGLVRIVYNIPLYKLLTFLYLIIFVLAIFTSPEFLAISFDASGATTGALTVPFILALALGISSLKKDSKASEKDSFGLVAIASTGAIITVMIMNIIMQTDKMSGSLEKAAADSNSIIGPFLHEFPVITFEIIVALLPILIIFLVFQKFSFKMSKKAIRKILMGMLFTFIGLVLFLVGVNAGFMDVGSMVGYNIASMDNKAYIIVIAFALGVVTILAEPAVHVLTSQIEDVTSGYVKRSVVLGTLSIGVGLAVLLSILRVLIPDLQLWHYLLPGYLIAIALSYVAPKLFVGIAFDSGGVASGPMTATFILAFVQGAAEATEGANVLVDGFGMIALVAMTPLIALQLLGLVFKMKTKKGGVKRSVE; this comes from the coding sequence GTGAATGTATTGGTTTCCAAGTTAAAAGAAGTATTATATGCAGTTCTTCCAATCACCATTATGGTTCTAATCTTAAGTTTCACGTTAGCCCCTCTTGAACCCACATTGCTTATTCGTTTTATTATCGGCGCAGTTTTAATCATTATCGGCCTATCCATCTTTTTATTTGGTGTCGATATCGGGGTTACGCCTATTGGTCAGACAATTGGTTCGGCCATCGCGAAATCCAATAAAATCTGGATTGTTATAATAGCGGGAATACTGCTCGGATTCTTCATCTCGATTGCGGAACCTGACCTGCATATTCTTGCCGGACAAGTTGAGATGGTAACTTCAGGACTCATCAGCAAAATAAGCCTTGTCGTTGTCGTATCCGTTGGAATTGGCTTACTGATTGCGACTGGTCTGGTCCGGATTGTTTATAACATTCCATTATATAAGTTGTTAACCTTTCTATATCTTATTATTTTTGTACTTGCGATATTTACATCTCCCGAGTTTTTGGCAATCTCCTTTGATGCATCGGGGGCTACCACTGGTGCCTTAACCGTACCGTTCATTCTGGCGCTTGCTTTAGGTATTTCCTCTCTGAAAAAGGACAGCAAAGCTTCTGAAAAAGACAGTTTCGGGTTGGTTGCCATTGCTTCAACCGGAGCCATCATAACTGTCATGATTATGAATATCATCATGCAAACGGATAAAATGTCCGGCAGTTTGGAAAAGGCGGCTGCGGACTCCAATTCTATTATCGGTCCATTCCTGCATGAGTTTCCGGTCATCACTTTTGAAATCATTGTTGCTTTGCTGCCGATTTTAATTATTTTCCTTGTATTTCAGAAATTTTCCTTTAAAATGTCTAAGAAGGCGATACGAAAAATTTTAATGGGAATGCTGTTTACATTTATCGGCCTCGTTCTTTTTCTGGTTGGCGTAAATGCCGGATTTATGGACGTTGGAAGTATGGTAGGATACAATATTGCATCAATGGACAATAAAGCATATATCATTGTTATAGCCTTTGCTTTAGGAGTCGTTACCATCCTTGCTGAACCGGCTGTGCATGTCCTGACCAGTCAGATTGAAGATGTCACAAGCGGCTATGTAAAACGTTCTGTTGTATTGGGTACCTTGTCAATCGGCGTTGGTCTGGCAGTTCTTTTATCGATACTGAGAGTATTGATACCAGATCTTCAACTATGGCATTACCTGCTGCCCGGTTATCTGATTGCGATTGCATTATCCTATGTTGCTCCAAAACTGTTTGTCGGGATTGCTTTTGATTCGGGTGGCGTTGCATCCGGCCCGATGACAGCTACCTTTATTCTGGCATTTGTCCAAGGGGCAGCTGAGGCAACGGAAGGAGCAAATGTACTTGTTGATGGTTTTGGCATGATTGCACTGGTCGCAATGACGCCATTAATTGCGTTACAGCTGTTAGGACTTGTTTTTAAAATGAAAACCAAAAAAGGAGGAGTGAAGCGAAGTGTCGAATAA
- a CDS encoding tyrosine-type recombinase/integrase: MEFVEPIKKPEDIKAIKELLRQHSQRDVLFFVLGINTGITIRDLLSLKVKDVWVHGEPKQFLTIPDFHTCQEKAFYLNRSVSRELTTYLSKNNADQNDYLFKSKKNNNPITRQQAYRIVNQAAKDAGMTGKIGTHTLRKTFAYHAYRKGIAISIIARILNHHSSSETLHYIGIDKHEKNIVKVDVNL, translated from the coding sequence ATGGAGTTTGTCGAACCGATTAAAAAACCTGAAGATATTAAAGCAATCAAGGAATTATTGCGGCAGCATTCACAGCGTGACGTACTGTTTTTTGTTCTTGGAATCAACACTGGAATAACCATACGTGATTTGCTTTCCTTAAAAGTAAAAGATGTATGGGTTCATGGTGAACCAAAACAGTTTTTAACTATCCCGGATTTCCATACCTGTCAGGAAAAAGCATTCTATCTCAACCGCAGTGTATCCAGGGAACTAACAACCTATCTTTCCAAAAACAATGCCGATCAAAATGATTACCTGTTTAAATCAAAGAAAAACAACAACCCCATTACCCGGCAGCAGGCATATCGGATTGTAAATCAAGCGGCAAAGGACGCAGGTATGACAGGCAAAATCGGAACACATACATTGCGAAAAACATTCGCGTATCACGCATACCGGAAAGGAATCGCGATATCGATTATCGCCAGAATTTTAAATCACCATTCGTCCTCTGAAACGTTACATTATATCGGAATCGATAAACATGAAAAAAACATCGTAAAGGTGGATGTTAATTTGTGA
- a CDS encoding NRDE family protein yields the protein MCLITFQFQNHSKYKLIVAANRDEFYQRPTMDAHFWEDDPEILAGRDLTAMGTWLGITKQGRFAALTNYRDPEQTTAGKKSRGNIIRNYLSNQAKTTEYLKELQNEQHNFVGYNVIAGTPDELYYYSNIQNEIRKIPAGIHGLSNDFLDTPWPKVTRTKTKLNEYVQTTDTPEPNKLFDIISDTTEAADEQLPGTGASLELERKLSPPFIKTPEYGTRSSVLLLIDRDKNVFFTERTYDKGKFKRENTFTFQID from the coding sequence ATGTGTTTAATAACGTTTCAATTCCAAAACCATTCCAAATACAAATTAATCGTTGCAGCCAACCGTGATGAGTTTTATCAGCGGCCGACAATGGATGCGCACTTTTGGGAAGATGATCCTGAAATTTTAGCGGGGCGTGATTTAACTGCAATGGGTACATGGCTTGGCATCACCAAACAAGGCCGGTTTGCCGCACTGACCAATTACCGTGACCCTGAGCAGACGACTGCCGGCAAAAAATCACGCGGGAATATTATCAGAAACTATCTGTCCAACCAAGCCAAAACAACAGAGTACCTGAAAGAACTGCAAAACGAGCAGCATAATTTTGTCGGATATAATGTAATAGCCGGTACACCGGATGAATTGTATTACTACAGCAATATCCAAAACGAAATCAGGAAAATCCCGGCAGGCATCCACGGACTCAGCAATGATTTCCTGGATACTCCATGGCCAAAAGTAACCCGAACGAAGACAAAACTGAATGAATATGTCCAAACCACTGATACACCAGAGCCTAATAAATTGTTTGATATTATTTCCGATACGACCGAGGCAGCAGATGAACAACTTCCGGGAACAGGTGCCAGTCTCGAACTGGAACGCAAACTATCTCCCCCGTTTATTAAGACGCCTGAATACGGGACCCGCTCCTCAGTGCTACTGCTGATCGACCGTGATAAAAACGTATTTTTTACAGAGCGAACATATGATAAAGGAAAATTCAAACGGGAAAATACATTCACGTTTCAAATTGATTAA
- the cyoE gene encoding heme o synthase: MRKEDSLSSVNIKGYSTSAASEGGTIMADLKELFKAVVLISNVVPVFAGFWLAIYFTGSTLGSHIDSLVLTVIGSTLVMAGALILNNWYDVDIDKVMARTQNRPTVTGNFSLKTVLWTGITLSAAGMILLLFTTLEAALYAFIGWFVYVFLYTMWSKRRYTLNTVIGSVSGAVTPLIGWAAIEPANHIVPIMLALVLFIWQIPHTFVIAIRKYDEYKDAGVPMLPVVHGFEMTKRQIVVYIACLLPIPLYLASLGTVFIVLVSALNLGWLIFAISGLFGKDDLKWANKMFLFSVNYLMFVFLLSIVVTIV; the protein is encoded by the coding sequence ATGCGTAAAGAGGATTCACTCTCTTCCGTAAATATAAAAGGATATAGTACAAGTGCGGCATCAGAGGGCGGCACCATTATGGCGGATTTAAAAGAGCTTTTTAAAGCTGTTGTTCTGATTTCAAATGTTGTACCGGTTTTTGCAGGTTTTTGGCTTGCCATTTATTTCACCGGTTCCACATTGGGAAGCCATATTGACAGCCTCGTTCTGACGGTTATTGGAAGTACGCTTGTGATGGCCGGTGCACTCATATTGAATAACTGGTATGATGTGGATATTGACAAGGTTATGGCGAGAACACAAAATCGGCCGACCGTAACGGGTAATTTTTCATTGAAGACCGTTCTGTGGACGGGGATAACTTTATCAGCTGCCGGTATGATTTTATTGTTGTTTACAACACTTGAAGCTGCGTTATACGCGTTTATCGGATGGTTTGTCTATGTGTTTTTGTATACGATGTGGTCCAAACGGAGATATACATTGAACACGGTTATTGGCAGTGTATCCGGTGCAGTGACACCATTAATCGGCTGGGCGGCAATTGAGCCTGCTAACCATATTGTTCCGATTATGCTTGCATTGGTATTGTTTATATGGCAAATCCCGCATACATTTGTCATCGCTATCCGGAAATATGATGAGTATAAGGATGCAGGTGTTCCAATGCTTCCGGTTGTACATGGATTTGAAATGACAAAACGTCAAATCGTGGTTTATATTGCATGCCTTCTCCCAATACCACTTTATTTGGCATCACTTGGAACTGTTTTTATTGTACTCGTTTCTGCATTGAATCTCGGCTGGCTTATTTTTGCAATCAGCGGACTCTTTGGAAAAGACGATTTAAAATGGGCCAACAAGATGTTTTTATTCTCCGTCAATTATTTAATGTTTGTTTTTCTGCTTTCAATTGTTGTCACAATCGTTTAG
- a CDS encoding GNAT family N-acetyltransferase has protein sequence MGDIKKGDHKFYIGDDEQNPVAEITYKEKGNDVLEVDHTYTADELRGQGIAGKLVGKMVEFAKEQDKKIEATCPYAKEKIEKTPEYRDVLAEN, from the coding sequence ATGGGCGACATTAAAAAAGGTGATCATAAATTTTATATCGGTGATGATGAACAGAACCCTGTTGCTGAAATTACCTATAAGGAAAAAGGGAATGATGTTCTGGAAGTGGATCATACCTATACTGCCGATGAACTGCGTGGACAAGGCATTGCTGGTAAATTGGTCGGCAAAATGGTGGAATTTGCCAAAGAACAGGACAAGAAGATCGAAGCAACCTGTCCTTATGCTAAAGAGAAAATCGAAAAGACCCCTGAATACCGTGATGTACTAGCTGAAAATTAA
- a CDS encoding TIGR00341 family protein yields the protein MDFQMIEVYAPNSFDYKKELLTKFNSVSHWTYPAKNKQILIRILVKKEDSESILNYLEKLAQQKTQEFDAMLYTVKAHIPSRLHEKNTPEDNKEEFERASKHELYSVVETSSEINTSFSWFTVFAALVAGVGVIQNSPTLVLGANVIDPSFRPIIGIAFSSVLGEGKLAKKTVITALYAIFIPIGIAGLFGYLFQLPTDSGEFITQTNVHILDLLVAISAGGAGALSFVKRSQGQLVGVMISLAVLPTAVVFGMMVGAARWESALTPLLLLLINVNSILISAIIVLWISGIKPVNWKDIKSANTSRLNALLFTGVIGLSLVIMVILI from the coding sequence ATGGATTTCCAAATGATTGAAGTGTATGCCCCAAACAGCTTTGACTATAAAAAGGAGTTGCTTACAAAATTCAATTCTGTATCCCATTGGACCTATCCTGCAAAAAACAAACAAATATTGATACGAATTCTTGTTAAAAAAGAAGATTCCGAAAGCATTCTGAACTATCTTGAAAAACTTGCGCAGCAAAAAACGCAAGAATTTGATGCAATGCTTTATACCGTTAAAGCACATATCCCGAGCAGGCTACACGAAAAAAACACCCCTGAAGACAATAAGGAAGAATTTGAGCGTGCAAGCAAACATGAGTTATATTCCGTCGTTGAAACATCAAGTGAAATTAATACAAGTTTTTCCTGGTTTACTGTTTTTGCGGCACTTGTTGCCGGAGTTGGTGTTATTCAAAACAGTCCTACTCTTGTTCTCGGTGCAAACGTAATTGATCCATCCTTCAGGCCCATCATTGGAATAGCCTTTTCCTCTGTGTTAGGTGAGGGAAAATTAGCTAAAAAAACCGTGATTACCGCTCTCTATGCAATTTTCATTCCTATTGGTATAGCCGGGTTGTTCGGATATCTTTTTCAACTTCCGACTGACAGTGGAGAATTTATTACACAGACAAATGTCCATATATTAGATTTACTTGTTGCCATTTCTGCTGGTGGTGCAGGTGCATTATCATTTGTCAAAAGGTCACAGGGGCAATTAGTCGGAGTAATGATTTCTCTTGCCGTTTTGCCTACAGCGGTAGTATTCGGTATGATGGTTGGTGCAGCAAGATGGGAATCTGCCCTTACCCCTCTGCTGCTTCTTTTAATCAACGTAAATTCCATCTTAATATCGGCTATTATTGTCCTTTGGATAAGCGGCATAAAGCCCGTTAACTGGAAGGACATTAAAAGCGCAAACACATCGCGGCTTAATGCCCTTTTATTCACTGGTGTTATAGGACTTAGTCTAGTTATAATGGTTATTCTGATTTAA
- a CDS encoding excisionase family DNA-binding protein has protein sequence MYLTIKETAEYLELDEAKIRAFVLQGKIRAVYDGKQYLINKDQFSTHLEQMEKYREMIQEYLREPLPEDIDVKDED, from the coding sequence ATGTATTTGACAATTAAGGAAACAGCTGAATATCTTGAACTCGATGAAGCTAAAATCCGGGCATTTGTGCTTCAGGGAAAAATCCGTGCTGTTTATGACGGCAAGCAGTACCTCATCAATAAGGATCAGTTCAGCACTCATCTGGAACAAATGGAGAAGTACCGCGAAATGATTCAGGAATATTTGCGTGAACCACTCCCGGAAGATATTGATGTGAAAGATGAGGATTGA
- a CDS encoding PTS transporter subunit EIIC, which translates to MSNQKQDNTRETKLPNEENESALSKVLGVISGSFAPIIGLLAGAGLLKALLSVLSTLGWMSPESGTYIILSAAGDSVFYFLPVFLGISISTKLGASGYVGGAIGASILAPDIVKLAEGGVESIDFLGIPVLLANYSSTVFPIFIAMFVYAGLDKLLKRTIHKDLQLFINPMISLVIIVPMTMLIFGPIGSMLGEGLGSLISFLSDQSGLLAGAVLGSAWTFLTIMGLHWAVIPLAIANLSTGTDPIIAMAAAAPFAQVGIGIVVLLKTKDKQLKALAASGVVPGVLAGTTEAINYGIILRYKRTMVYAAIAGAVGGAINGSLGTVMNDFVLPSVLSIPAFSPILQYLFGIGIAFALGFVLTYLFGYESKRTVNNYDPMYMTK; encoded by the coding sequence ATGAGTAATCAAAAGCAAGATAATACCCGGGAAACAAAATTGCCAAATGAAGAGAATGAATCAGCATTATCCAAAGTTTTAGGTGTCATTTCAGGAAGTTTTGCACCTATTATCGGTCTGCTTGCGGGAGCTGGACTTTTAAAGGCATTGTTATCGGTGTTATCCACGTTAGGTTGGATGTCTCCTGAAAGCGGTACCTATATCATTTTATCTGCAGCCGGAGATTCAGTTTTCTATTTTCTTCCTGTTTTCCTCGGTATTTCAATATCGACTAAACTTGGTGCCAGCGGATACGTCGGAGGGGCTATCGGGGCCTCGATCCTAGCACCGGACATTGTGAAACTGGCAGAGGGTGGTGTAGAGTCGATTGACTTTTTAGGCATTCCTGTCTTATTAGCAAACTATTCTTCTACTGTTTTTCCAATTTTCATCGCAATGTTTGTTTATGCAGGCTTGGATAAATTGTTGAAAAGAACCATACATAAAGACCTTCAACTGTTTATTAACCCAATGATTTCACTAGTGATTATTGTCCCGATGACCATGCTCATATTCGGTCCTATAGGATCAATGCTTGGTGAAGGACTTGGTTCTCTTATTAGTTTCCTAAGTGATCAAAGCGGTCTTTTGGCTGGTGCTGTATTGGGAAGCGCTTGGACATTCCTTACAATTATGGGGTTACATTGGGCTGTCATACCGCTTGCGATTGCAAATCTATCAACCGGTACAGATCCAATAATTGCAATGGCGGCAGCAGCACCGTTTGCACAGGTTGGAATAGGAATTGTCGTTTTACTAAAAACAAAGGATAAACAGCTGAAAGCACTTGCTGCAAGTGGAGTTGTACCCGGTGTTCTGGCGGGAACAACGGAGGCAATAAACTACGGAATTATACTGCGTTATAAACGGACCATGGTTTATGCTGCCATTGCAGGAGCTGTTGGCGGTGCGATCAATGGCAGCCTGGGCACCGTTATGAATGATTTTGTGCTTCCGAGTGTACTGTCAATCCCGGCCTTTTCGCCCATCCTGCAATATCTGTTTGGCATTGGAATTGCCTTCGCTTTGGGGTTTGTTTTAACGTACCTTTTCGGGTATGAAAGTAAACGGACAGTTAACAATTACGACCCTATGTATATGACAAAATAA
- a CDS encoding DmpA family aminopeptidase, with translation MALQKGKFNCITDVDGVQAGHVTLYQKINDKETICTGVTAILPHEGNLFRHKTRAASHVINGYGKTAGLVQVDELGMLESPIMLTNTFSVGAVLQGTLQYMLQQNAEIGDTASSLNIVVGECNDSYLNSMRLQAVKPEHAVKAIENSSRAPVQEGAVGAGKGMICYGYKGGIGTASRMVEGYTVGCLVLSNFGKREQALFADFGKVKMDTPDGSIMMVIGTDAPLYDRQLKRLAKRCAAGLGRTGSHIDNGSGDIAIAFSTANTYAHQSDSPTGTLSFIRDDHPVMNKLFQAVIESTEEAVIRSLKCAETTEGRNGRIVEKAPLQ, from the coding sequence ATGGCATTGCAAAAAGGAAAATTCAACTGTATTACTGATGTTGACGGTGTACAGGCCGGGCACGTCACCCTTTATCAAAAAATAAATGACAAGGAAACCATTTGTACCGGTGTGACCGCCATTCTGCCGCATGAAGGTAATCTTTTTCGTCATAAAACCCGAGCAGCAAGTCATGTGATAAATGGATATGGCAAGACAGCGGGACTGGTGCAAGTGGATGAGCTGGGAATGCTTGAATCCCCAATCATGCTGACTAATACATTTAGTGTCGGTGCTGTGCTTCAAGGAACTTTACAGTACATGCTGCAGCAGAACGCAGAAATTGGCGACACGGCAAGTTCGTTGAATATTGTAGTTGGAGAATGCAACGACAGTTACTTAAACTCCATGCGGCTGCAAGCTGTAAAACCGGAACATGCTGTCAAAGCGATTGAAAACTCCAGTCGGGCACCTGTTCAGGAAGGTGCGGTTGGTGCTGGTAAAGGAATGATTTGCTACGGATATAAAGGTGGGATTGGAACAGCATCCCGAATGGTGGAAGGGTATACAGTCGGCTGCCTTGTCCTGAGTAATTTTGGAAAACGGGAACAGGCTTTGTTTGCGGATTTCGGAAAGGTAAAGATGGATACACCGGACGGATCCATTATGATGGTAATCGGAACCGATGCTCCGTTATACGACCGCCAATTAAAGCGGCTTGCCAAACGATGTGCGGCCGGACTTGGCAGGACCGGAAGCCATATTGATAACGGTAGCGGCGACATTGCAATCGCATTTTCCACAGCAAATACATATGCGCATCAATCGGATTCCCCAACCGGCACACTTTCTTTTATTCGTGATGATCATCCCGTTATGAATAAACTTTTCCAGGCAGTTATTGAATCAACAGAAGAGGCGGTTATCCGATCGCTGAAATGTGCAGAGACAACAGAAGGAAGAAATGGGAGAATCGTAGAAAAGGCACCGCTCCAGTGA